In Gigantopelta aegis isolate Gae_Host chromosome 6, Gae_host_genome, whole genome shotgun sequence, the following are encoded in one genomic region:
- the LOC121376373 gene encoding dehydrogenase/reductase SDR family member on chromosome X-like, producing MMMASYFMFWLWFVWRIWCMLKIYVIGLVALAFQMISKHNKMPVHVDEDGLVAIVTGGASGIGLQITRILTTKNNMHVIIACRSREEARKAIDGIKSELSIARVEYMHLDLSSLASVREFVTEFHNRDLPLNLLINNAGVMFVPYSETTDGLEEHFQVNYFAHLTLTSLLLPLLKQSALDDQYSRVVNVSSVTHCAASYEDIQPNFAEVREYSPHAAYVASKLAIIMATYKLSEELKESKCKVTVNALHPGVINSDLYKHLHWSIKWVIDVIRMSFFKTTKEGAESVVYVALSPDLETMSGGYYDNCKVAKSSSISYSKALQDDLWDKFKSL from the exons ATGATGATGGCTTCCTATTTTATGTTTTGGTTATGGTTTGTCTGGCGAATATGGTGTATGCTAAAAATATACGTCATTGGTCTTGTAGCACTGGCTTTTCAAATGATTTCCAAACATAACAAAATGCCAG TTCATGTTGATGAGGATGGTCTGGTTGCCATAGTTACAGGAGGAGCATCAGGCATCGGCCTGCAGATTACGAGGATCTTGACTACTAAGAATAATATGCACGTGATCATTG CATGCAGATCCAGAGAAGAAGCTCGGAAGGCCATTGATGGAATAAAGAGTGAACTTTCCATAGCAAGAG TTGAGTACATGCATCTGGATCTGTCCTCATTAGCATCTGTGAGGGAGTTTGTGACAGAGTTCCATAATCGAGATCTTCCTTTAAATCTCCTTATTaacaatg CTGGAGTGATGTTTGTACCATACAGTGAGACCACTGATGGATTAGAGGAGCACTTCCAGGTGAACTATTTCGCCCATTTAACTCTGACCAGCTTACTGCTGCCATTGCTCAAACAGTCGGCTTTGGATGACCAGTATTCCAGGGTGGTTAACGTGTCATCTGTCACACACTGTGCTGCCAGTTATGAAGACATACAACCAAA TTTTGCTGAAGTCAGAGAATATTCCCCACATGCTGCCTATGTGGCCTCTAAACTGGCTATCATCATGGCCACCTACAAGCTCAGCGAGGAACTGAAGGAGAGTAAATGTAAAGTGACCGTGAATGCATTACACCCCGGGGTGATCAACTCTGATCTGTACAAACATCTTCACTGGTCAATAAAATGGGTTATCGATGTCATTCGGATGTCTTTCTTTAAG ACTACCAAGGAAGGTGCTGAATCTGTTGTTTATGTGGCCCTCTCACCAGACCTAGAGACAATGTCTGGAGGTTACTATGACAACTGCAAGGTGGCTAAGTCGAGCAGCATATCTTATTCCAAGGCACTGCAAGACGATCTGTGGGACAAGTTCAAGTCATTGTGA